In a single window of the Ignavibacteria bacterium genome:
- a CDS encoding tetratricopeptide repeat protein, whose product MRIKFFSALFFVFILSAVSYSYDSTRVTFDEAMDALNAEDYEAAVDLFTRYLRIASGHDEGYYQRGNAYYALEQYDKALTDYSYAYNMGFQKDEVMFFRMGMIYKNNKDYMTALEYFKTATVIDKKYTDAYLEMGNLSMLAEDYSKASEYFNTALNLDPNYPEVFFALGEINIRSANYGDAITNFEKAIKLDSANLKYYYNLGMAYNHLKDTVNTIKYLNKALKIDPGYGLAYYGLATVYNSTGNYQKAVENYTKAINSKGTGLMPYLIYTERGLVYLKMKELSSAMKDFDFAIKLNVNDTDSYLERGKLLLASGLDTAAFEDFSKVIALDEQNSQAYAFRGNLYLNRGQIDLAEADLRKAVTFNPNDSLALFQLGNVLYAKDDFQNALNYYIKALTVNPKYSEVFENRGICYYNLGFYKLAAADFESAMKYNPELKEKLQPLYIDAKSR is encoded by the coding sequence ATGAGAATTAAATTCTTTTCAGCACTTTTCTTTGTTTTCATTCTTTCAGCAGTTTCTTATTCATATGATTCCACAAGGGTAACTTTTGATGAGGCGATGGATGCGCTGAATGCAGAGGATTATGAAGCTGCAGTTGACCTTTTTACAAGGTATTTAAGGATTGCCAGCGGACACGACGAAGGCTATTACCAGAGGGGCAATGCTTATTATGCTTTGGAACAATATGATAAAGCACTTACAGATTATTCATACGCATATAATATGGGTTTTCAGAAGGATGAAGTTATGTTCTTCAGGATGGGAATGATCTATAAGAACAACAAAGATTACATGACAGCCCTGGAGTATTTTAAAACTGCAACGGTAATAGATAAAAAATATACCGATGCATATCTGGAAATGGGAAACCTTTCAATGCTCGCAGAAGATTACAGCAAGGCATCTGAATACTTTAATACTGCGCTTAACCTTGACCCGAACTATCCGGAAGTATTTTTCGCACTTGGTGAAATAAATATCCGGTCAGCTAATTACGGCGATGCTATAACAAATTTCGAAAAGGCAATAAAGCTTGATTCAGCCAACCTGAAATATTATTATAACCTGGGTATGGCGTATAATCACCTTAAAGATACAGTTAACACAATTAAATATTTAAATAAAGCTTTAAAAATAGACCCGGGTTATGGATTAGCTTATTACGGGCTGGCAACGGTTTATAATTCAACCGGAAATTATCAAAAGGCTGTTGAAAATTATACAAAGGCAATAAACTCTAAAGGTACAGGATTAATGCCTTACTTAATTTATACCGAACGCGGTTTGGTATATCTTAAAATGAAAGAATTAAGTTCAGCTATGAAGGATTTTGATTTTGCTATTAAGCTGAATGTTAATGATACCGATTCATATCTCGAACGAGGCAAGCTATTGCTTGCTTCAGGGCTGGATACAGCCGCATTCGAAGATTTTTCTAAGGTAATTGCCCTGGATGAGCAGAATTCACAGGCATATGCATTCAGAGGAAACCTATACCTGAACAGGGGGCAGATTGATCTTGCTGAGGCTGACCTTAGGAAAGCTGTAACTTTTAATCCAAACGATTCACTTGCATTGTTCCAGCTTGGCAACGTTCTTTATGCAAAGGACGATTTCCAGAATGCTTTAAATTATTACATTAAAGCATTAACAGTAAACCCAAAATACAGTGAAGTATTTGAAAACAGGGGAATTTGTTATTATAACCTCGGCTTTTACAAGCTTGCAGCCGCTGATTTTGAATCAGCCATGAAATATAACCCGGAACTTAAAGAGAAATTACAACCTTTATATATTGATGCTAAATCCCGTTAA
- a CDS encoding aldehyde dehydrogenase family protein — protein sequence MTFREKTTGLQTVRSSNGMTKNGTSAKRKPILEYAPSPESTDHILLKPVYDLFINGKWVKTKKYFDTINPATEEKISEAAWASKEDVNRAVTAAAKAYKNVWSKTTPKERAKYIFRIARIMQEKAREFAVIETMDGGKPIKESKSVDVPLAIAHFFYYAGWADKLKYAFPNQSFSPVGVAGQIIPWNFPLLMAAWKIAPALACGNTVVIKSAETTPLTLYKLAEVIQEAGLPDGVVNIISGAGDTGAAIVNHPGVNKIAFTGSTEVGKLIMKATAGTDKKLTLELGGKAANIIFEDAPIDQAVEGIINGIYFNQGHVCCAGSRLFVQESIKNLVIKKLKHRLQSLRVGNPLDKNTDVGAINSKMQLNKITELVNSGIEEGCSIYQPDCVLPKRGYYFKPTFFTNVSQSNRIAQEEIFGPVLSVLTFRTPKEAIEKANNTEFGLSAGIWTDKGSKIFKMVGSIKAGVVWSNTYNKFNPASPFGGYKESGFGREGGLQGLKEYLNF from the coding sequence ATGACATTCAGGGAAAAAACAACGGGACTTCAAACTGTCCGTTCATCAAATGGTATGACCAAAAACGGTACTTCTGCAAAAAGAAAACCGATCCTGGAATATGCTCCGTCACCGGAATCAACTGATCATATATTGCTAAAACCGGTATATGATCTTTTTATTAACGGCAAATGGGTCAAAACAAAAAAATATTTTGATACCATCAATCCGGCAACTGAAGAAAAAATTTCTGAAGCCGCCTGGGCTTCGAAAGAAGACGTGAACAGGGCTGTAACAGCTGCCGCAAAAGCATATAAAAATGTTTGGAGCAAAACTACACCTAAAGAACGCGCCAAATATATATTCAGAATTGCACGGATAATGCAGGAAAAAGCCCGTGAATTTGCAGTTATTGAAACTATGGATGGCGGTAAACCTATTAAGGAATCAAAATCAGTTGATGTACCGCTTGCAATTGCTCACTTTTTCTATTACGCCGGCTGGGCTGATAAGCTTAAGTACGCATTCCCTAACCAGTCATTTTCACCGGTAGGGGTAGCCGGGCAGATTATTCCGTGGAACTTTCCGCTGCTTATGGCAGCATGGAAAATAGCGCCTGCGCTTGCCTGCGGCAATACTGTTGTCATAAAATCAGCTGAAACCACTCCGCTGACATTATACAAGCTTGCGGAAGTAATTCAGGAAGCAGGTTTGCCTGATGGTGTAGTAAATATAATAAGCGGTGCAGGTGATACCGGCGCTGCGATTGTAAATCATCCCGGTGTAAATAAAATAGCTTTTACAGGATCCACAGAAGTTGGAAAGCTAATAATGAAGGCAACAGCAGGAACTGACAAAAAATTAACTCTTGAGCTTGGCGGCAAAGCAGCTAACATTATATTTGAAGATGCTCCTATTGACCAGGCTGTTGAAGGAATTATAAACGGGATATATTTTAACCAGGGGCATGTTTGCTGTGCCGGCTCCAGGTTGTTTGTGCAGGAAAGCATAAAGAATCTTGTTATTAAGAAACTTAAACACAGGTTACAGAGTTTAAGAGTAGGTAACCCGCTTGATAAGAATACTGATGTTGGAGCTATTAATTCAAAAATGCAGCTTAATAAAATAACCGAACTGGTTAATTCAGGAATTGAAGAAGGCTGCAGTATTTATCAGCCTGATTGTGTTTTACCAAAGCGCGGTTATTACTTTAAACCGACATTTTTTACCAATGTTTCACAGTCAAACAGGATAGCCCAGGAAGAAATTTTCGGGCCGGTACTTTCCGTTTTGACATTCAGAACACCGAAAGAGGCAATAGAAAAAGCCAATAATACTGAGTTTGGACTTTCAGCCGGAATCTGGACTGATAAGGGTTCCAAAATTTTCAAAATGGTTGGTTCAATTAAAGCAGGTGTAGTATGGTCTAATACCTACAACAAATTCAACCCTGCTTCGCCTTTTGGCGGATATAAAGAAAGCGGTTTCGGGAGAGAAGGCGGCTTGCAGGGTTTAAAAGAGTATTTAAATTTTTAA
- the deoC gene encoding deoxyribose-phosphate aldolase, translating into MNVSSAINSLDSFQMNVDETGAKERAASIAGRSIKKSSKVEAIKLAVSMIDLTTLEGKDSEGKVHALCQKAMRPLDGSDKIPHVAAVCVYPNMIKTAKSALAGTNVKVASVATAFPSGQSPMKLKIEEVKRVVQMGADEVDMVISRGEFLEGNYDHTFNEVKAIKEACGDAHLKVILETGELETFDNVRKASIISMLAGADFIKTSTGKVQPAATLPVTLVMLEAIRDFYNETGKVIGMKPAGGIRTTKDAIAYLCLVKETLGEKWLNPDLFRMGASSLLNDLLMQYKKEQTGIYQSADYFSND; encoded by the coding sequence ATGAATGTAAGTTCAGCAATAAATAGCCTGGATTCATTTCAAATGAACGTGGATGAAACCGGAGCAAAAGAGCGGGCAGCTTCTATTGCAGGCAGAAGCATTAAAAAATCCAGCAAGGTAGAAGCAATAAAGCTCGCAGTATCAATGATTGACCTGACAACCCTTGAAGGTAAGGATTCCGAAGGAAAAGTACATGCATTATGCCAGAAGGCAATGAGACCGCTTGACGGATCTGATAAGATTCCCCATGTAGCCGCAGTATGTGTATACCCAAACATGATAAAAACCGCAAAATCTGCTCTTGCAGGTACAAATGTAAAGGTTGCATCAGTTGCAACGGCATTTCCCAGCGGCCAATCACCAATGAAGCTGAAAATAGAAGAAGTTAAACGGGTAGTGCAAATGGGCGCAGATGAAGTTGATATGGTCATCAGCAGGGGAGAGTTCCTTGAAGGAAACTACGATCACACTTTTAACGAAGTTAAAGCTATAAAAGAAGCCTGCGGTGACGCTCATTTAAAAGTAATACTTGAAACCGGGGAGCTGGAAACATTTGATAATGTGCGCAAAGCGAGTATTATCTCAATGCTTGCCGGAGCTGATTTTATAAAAACATCAACCGGTAAAGTTCAGCCGGCTGCAACATTACCTGTAACACTGGTTATGCTTGAGGCAATACGTGATTTTTACAATGAAACGGGTAAGGTCATAGGTATGAAGCCTGCCGGCGGTATAAGAACAACAAAAGATGCAATAGCTTATCTATGCCTTGTAAAAGAAACACTAGGTGAAAAATGGCTGAACCCTGATCTTTTCAGAATGGGAGCTTCATCATTGTTAAACGACCTTTTGATGCAGTATAAAAAAGAACAAACAGGGATCTATCAATCAGCAGATTATTTCTCAAATGATTAG
- a CDS encoding S9 family peptidase produces the protein MTSQVTNSSITSPENVSKKYRVAQYFAIRAITDFSISPDGKTIAYVTNTNGMPNIWTIPVEGGWASQITLEDNAVFSIGYNPKKNEILFLSDNQGDENHQLYLVSDKGGETRNLTSSHAGSQISFCGFNKNGSKILFSSNKRDKRYFDTYCIDLKTGEEECLFSSDDPFPYTAVAWSGNEKYILYQKFYSNSNHDLFLYNVADKKFLNFTEHKGSMKNTHGIFNKKGDTVYFLSDYEREFTALAFYKVKTGELGWEQLEKWDITNYTLSHDEKNLLYSINESGTSKLKMKNLKTGKVRSLKIPKGNCLAFRFTKDDKKIVLIYDSPKNPNDIFVYDIKKESFKQVTFSMIGGIPQSAFTVPQSIKYKSFDGLEINGFLYIPKGLKKDGSNPAIVWPHGGPEWQEKSLFNKYFQILTNNGYIVIAPNFRGSTGYGKTFQSKIYKDWGGDEFKDVLGAQEYLISSGYADKDKIAVVGGSFGGFMTLTCATKAPDLWKCAVDIFGPSNLITFCNSVPEHWKPGVAALVGDVEKDKEMLMERSPINFVEKIKAPLLIIQGKNDPRVIQAESDQMVEQMKNQNKEVEYTVLEDEGHGFSKVSNQIMVWNLIINFLDKHLKQQ, from the coding sequence ATGACTTCCCAGGTTACTAATTCCTCAATAACCTCTCCAGAAAACGTTTCAAAAAAATACAGAGTCGCACAATATTTCGCCATAAGGGCTATTACGGATTTTTCAATTTCACCGGACGGTAAAACAATTGCGTATGTTACCAACACAAACGGAATGCCGAATATTTGGACTATTCCTGTTGAAGGCGGCTGGGCCAGCCAGATAACACTTGAAGATAATGCGGTTTTTTCCATCGGGTACAATCCCAAAAAAAATGAAATATTATTTTTATCTGATAACCAGGGCGATGAAAATCACCAGTTATACCTCGTCTCTGATAAAGGAGGAGAAACTCGCAACTTAACCTCCTCACATGCAGGCTCCCAAATATCATTTTGCGGTTTTAATAAAAACGGAAGTAAAATATTATTTTCTTCCAATAAACGTGATAAACGATATTTTGATACTTACTGCATTGACCTGAAAACCGGCGAAGAAGAGTGTTTATTTTCCAGTGATGACCCGTTCCCCTACACTGCTGTTGCGTGGAGCGGTAATGAAAAATATATCTTGTATCAGAAATTTTATTCAAATTCTAATCATGACCTGTTTTTATATAATGTAGCTGATAAAAAATTCCTGAATTTCACGGAACATAAAGGCAGCATGAAAAATACCCACGGTATTTTTAATAAAAAAGGTGATACTGTATATTTTCTGTCTGATTATGAAAGAGAGTTCACTGCTCTGGCATTTTATAAAGTCAAAACAGGCGAGCTTGGCTGGGAACAGCTTGAGAAATGGGATATTACCAATTACACATTATCGCATGATGAAAAGAACCTGCTCTATTCAATTAATGAAAGCGGTACATCAAAGCTTAAGATGAAAAATCTTAAAACCGGTAAAGTAAGGTCACTTAAAATTCCGAAAGGCAACTGCCTTGCATTCCGGTTCACTAAAGATGACAAAAAAATTGTACTGATATATGACTCACCTAAGAATCCCAATGATATATTTGTGTATGACATCAAAAAAGAATCATTCAAACAGGTAACATTTTCAATGATAGGCGGAATTCCGCAAAGCGCATTCACAGTTCCGCAAAGCATTAAATACAAAAGCTTCGATGGACTCGAGATAAACGGTTTCCTCTACATTCCAAAAGGATTAAAAAAGGACGGTTCAAATCCTGCAATTGTTTGGCCTCACGGCGGACCTGAATGGCAGGAAAAAAGCCTCTTCAATAAATATTTCCAGATCCTGACGAACAACGGTTATATTGTGATAGCTCCAAATTTCAGAGGAAGTACCGGTTACGGTAAAACTTTCCAGAGTAAAATTTACAAGGATTGGGGCGGCGATGAATTTAAAGATGTATTAGGCGCTCAAGAATATTTAATTAGTTCAGGCTACGCTGATAAAGATAAAATTGCTGTTGTTGGCGGAAGCTTTGGCGGATTTATGACACTTACATGCGCAACAAAAGCTCCTGACCTGTGGAAATGCGCAGTTGATATTTTCGGCCCATCAAATCTGATCACTTTCTGCAATTCAGTGCCTGAGCACTGGAAGCCGGGTGTTGCCGCACTGGTTGGAGATGTTGAAAAAGATAAAGAGATGCTTATGGAAAGATCCCCGATTAATTTTGTTGAGAAGATAAAAGCTCCGCTTCTGATAATTCAGGGCAAAAACGATCCCAGGGTCATTCAGGCGGAATCAGACCAGATGGTTGAGCAGATGAAGAATCAAAATAAGGAAGTTGAGTATACTGTACTTGAAGATGAAGGCCACGGCTTCAGCAAGGTTTCAAACCAGATCATGGTATGGAACCTTATAATTAATTTTCTTGATAAACATTTAAAGCAGCAGTAG
- a CDS encoding bifunctional 5,10-methylenetetrahydrofolate dehydrogenase/5,10-methenyltetrahydrofolate cyclohydrolase: MTAKIIDGKATAAQITDEIKRELREHNFIKPGLALILVGNNPASEIYVKMKEKKCAELGFYSIVNRLSEKITEAELLAHIRSYNNNSKIHGILIQLPLPKHINEMNVLEAVDYRKDVDGFHPVNAGRLMIGEKCFTPCTPAGIHELLKRYKVDTNGKNAVVIGRSNIVGKPIANILLQKSKGANCTVTVTHSATDDIAGFTKKADIIIAAIGKPEFLKGTMVKKGVVIIDVGINRIEDPDSPKGYRVVGDVDYKNCAKKASMITPVPGGVGPMTIAMLMKNTLDSALKKIYS; encoded by the coding sequence ATGACCGCTAAAATAATCGATGGAAAAGCTACGGCAGCACAGATCACAGATGAGATCAAACGGGAATTAAGGGAACACAATTTCATAAAACCGGGTCTTGCGCTGATACTTGTGGGAAACAATCCCGCAAGCGAGATATATGTTAAGATGAAGGAAAAAAAATGCGCTGAGCTGGGATTTTATTCCATCGTTAACAGGCTTTCAGAAAAGATCACCGAAGCGGAGCTTCTTGCTCATATACGCTCATACAATAACAACAGCAAAATTCACGGGATACTTATACAGCTTCCACTGCCTAAGCATATCAATGAAATGAATGTACTCGAAGCAGTTGATTACCGCAAGGATGTTGATGGCTTCCACCCGGTGAACGCCGGCAGGCTTATGATAGGTGAAAAATGTTTTACTCCATGCACTCCAGCAGGCATACATGAGCTTCTTAAAAGATATAAAGTGGATACCAATGGTAAAAATGCCGTTGTAATAGGCAGAAGCAATATTGTTGGTAAGCCCATTGCTAATATACTGCTGCAGAAATCAAAAGGCGCTAACTGCACCGTCACCGTAACTCACAGCGCAACCGATGATATTGCCGGCTTTACCAAAAAAGCTGATATTATCATTGCCGCAATTGGCAAGCCTGAATTTTTAAAAGGCACCATGGTGAAAAAAGGCGTAGTGATTATCGATGTGGGCATCAACCGAATTGAAGACCCGGATAGTCCCAAAGGTTACCGCGTTGTTGGTGATGTTGATTATAAGAACTGCGCCAAAAAAGCTTCCATGATCACTCCAGTACCCGGGGGTGTTGGACCCATGACAATTGCAATGCTTATGAAAAATACACTTGATTCCGCGCTGAAGAAAATTTACAGTTAA
- the prmA gene encoding 50S ribosomal protein L11 methyltransferase — MERTYTELEIAFNENTYDLIYNRLYLNGLTTILEENGTLKVYLPESESSLAQNIKDELINTDKVPEGSISISVFENKDWNNEWEKTIEPVYILDKLVIYPSWKKNELDLSKGNIPIEIDPKMSFGTGHNETTQLILEQMSTFIDPVTDKYLLDFGSGTGILSIAAVKLGVQKAVAIEIDEDSVQNATEYFELNGVDSDIVMYQKDIYEINETGFDVIAANITSNIIIPNLSIMYSKLKSGGKLFITGILKEETEALINELTKNNFLMQELKQRAEWSSFYAIKQ; from the coding sequence ATGGAAAGAACATACACAGAGCTTGAAATAGCTTTCAATGAGAACACTTACGACCTTATTTACAACAGATTATACCTCAACGGCTTAACTACAATTCTCGAAGAGAACGGCACATTAAAAGTTTACCTTCCTGAGAGTGAAAGTTCACTTGCCCAAAACATTAAAGATGAGCTGATAAATACCGATAAAGTACCTGAAGGCAGTATCAGCATCTCTGTGTTTGAAAATAAGGACTGGAACAATGAATGGGAAAAAACAATTGAGCCGGTTTATATTCTGGATAAGCTTGTAATATATCCCTCATGGAAGAAAAATGAACTTGACCTCAGCAAAGGCAATATACCAATTGAAATTGACCCAAAAATGTCATTCGGCACGGGACATAATGAAACTACTCAGCTCATTTTAGAACAAATGAGCACATTTATCGATCCCGTAACTGATAAGTATCTGCTTGATTTCGGCAGCGGCACGGGTATATTAAGTATAGCCGCCGTTAAATTGGGAGTCCAAAAGGCTGTTGCTATTGAGATCGATGAAGATTCAGTACAAAATGCCACTGAATATTTCGAATTGAACGGAGTTGATTCCGATATTGTAATGTATCAAAAGGATATTTATGAGATTAATGAAACAGGATTTGATGTTATTGCAGCAAATATTACAAGCAATATTATAATTCCTAATTTAAGCATTATGTACAGTAAGCTTAAATCCGGCGGCAAGCTGTTTATTACCGGAATCTTAAAAGAAGAGACCGAAGCTCTGATAAATGAGCTTACAAAAAATAATTTTTTAATGCAGGAATTAAAACAAAGAGCTGAATGGTCTTCATTTTATGCAATTAAACAATAA
- a CDS encoding MarC family protein: MSISDILTFTGIAFSVLFPLINPIGGVPAFSGLTAHDTPDFRKQQARKISVNVFIILITFLLIGKLLLELFGISLGVLEIAGGLIVANTGWQMVNSKADDEKQNASKVENVDISFMPMAMPILSGPGAIGAVIGMSTNAKHAEDYIGFVIGIFLIGLVTYLFLILSIPLMKKLGSKGINVLTRMMGFFILAIAVNLVYKGIISLSKIS; the protein is encoded by the coding sequence ATGTCCATATCAGATATTTTAACATTTACAGGTATCGCTTTCAGCGTGCTTTTTCCGCTGATAAATCCAATTGGCGGTGTGCCCGCATTTTCGGGTTTAACCGCGCATGACACCCCTGATTTCCGCAAACAGCAGGCCCGCAAAATTTCAGTGAATGTGTTTATCATTCTCATTACATTTCTGCTGATAGGCAAGCTGCTGCTGGAGCTCTTCGGGATATCGCTGGGTGTACTTGAAATTGCAGGGGGACTGATCGTTGCCAATACCGGCTGGCAGATGGTAAATTCAAAAGCTGATGATGAAAAACAGAACGCCTCAAAAGTTGAAAATGTTGATATTTCATTTATGCCTATGGCAATGCCAATATTAAGTGGGCCGGGCGCTATAGGCGCCGTGATAGGCATGTCAACAAACGCTAAACATGCAGAAGATTATATTGGATTTGTTATCGGGATATTTCTCATAGGGTTGGTTACATATTTGTTTTTGATACTTTCTATTCCATTAATGAAAAAGCTTGGCTCAAAGGGTATCAATGTATTAACGCGTATGATGGGATTTTTTATACTTGCAATTGCGGTGAACCTGGTTTATAAGGGGATAATTTCATTGAGTAAGATTTCCTGA
- a CDS encoding PA0069 family radical SAM protein, with translation MNESQKHIDLKSRGSGINTKNRFEPFEIDYDLSTFDEYFDSDPELARIKTVFFNDNSKSILAKNDSPDLGFTYSINPYRGCEHGCIYCYARPTHEYLGFSAGLDFETKIMVKRDAPKLLDEAFRKKSWVPQTIMFSGNTDCYQPVERRLGITRECLRVFLEFRNPVGVITKNALIQRDIDILSELASMKLVNVVISITTLKRELSRKMEPRTSVPSKRLETVEKLAAAGIPVGVNTAPIIPGLNDEEIPAILKAAAERGARSAGKVMVRLPHSVKELFNEWLMRVYPEKASKIINRIKDIRRGELSSAEFGKRMRGEGQYAEQIHRLFKTCCSRYGLNKDIEHTAKDLFRIPPTDKSQGELFE, from the coding sequence ATGAATGAATCACAAAAACATATCGATCTTAAATCACGCGGCTCAGGTATAAACACAAAGAACCGTTTTGAGCCGTTTGAAATTGATTACGACCTGAGCACTTTTGATGAGTATTTTGATTCAGACCCCGAGCTTGCAAGGATTAAAACTGTATTTTTCAACGATAACAGCAAGTCAATACTAGCTAAAAATGATTCGCCCGATCTTGGATTTACATACAGCATAAATCCATACCGCGGCTGCGAGCACGGCTGTATTTACTGTTACGCCCGGCCAACACATGAGTACCTTGGGTTTTCTGCGGGACTCGATTTTGAAACCAAAATAATGGTCAAACGCGATGCACCGAAACTGCTTGATGAAGCGTTCCGCAAAAAGTCCTGGGTTCCGCAAACAATAATGTTTTCGGGTAACACTGATTGTTACCAGCCCGTTGAGCGCAGGCTTGGGATAACCCGTGAATGCCTCAGGGTTTTCCTTGAATTCAGAAATCCGGTTGGAGTAATAACAAAGAACGCGCTCATTCAAAGGGATATAGATATTTTAAGTGAATTAGCTTCTATGAAGCTGGTTAATGTTGTGATAAGCATCACAACATTAAAGCGGGAGCTATCCCGTAAAATGGAGCCTAGGACATCAGTGCCCTCAAAACGGCTAGAGACCGTAGAAAAGTTAGCTGCTGCGGGGATCCCTGTTGGCGTAAATACCGCGCCGATTATTCCCGGGTTGAACGATGAAGAAATACCTGCCATTTTAAAAGCAGCCGCTGAGCGCGGCGCGCGCTCCGCAGGTAAGGTCATGGTTCGCCTGCCGCATTCAGTAAAGGAATTATTTAATGAATGGCTAATGCGCGTTTACCCTGAAAAAGCTTCCAAAATAATCAACCGCATCAAAGATATCAGGCGCGGTGAGCTCTCAAGCGCTGAGTTTGGCAAGCGTATGCGCGGCGAAGGCCAGTACGCTGAGCAGATACACAGGCTGTTTAAAACCTGCTGCAGCAGGTATGGACTCAATAAAGATATCGAACATACAGCGAAAGATCTTTTCCGCATTCCCCCGACTGATAAATCGCAGGGCGAGCTTTTTGAGTAA
- a CDS encoding methyltransferase domain-containing protein, giving the protein MPQKVKLYPGTYKNYSEEIYKQIRIETFGEDIGQNSWLTAGEFRDIITTLGINSSSNVLEIASGSGGPAVFMASETGCKLTGVEYDINGVENSKKLASGSGPGINAEFIHADASETLPFENGLFDSIFCVDAINHLKNRNKVLKEFYRLIKPGGKLLYIDPVVVTGILSNEEIAIRSSIGYFLFTPLNENEKLLRDAGFSDIKSSDSTANIITISQKWLEARQSRKNELVEIEGEQTFIGLQEFFKMVHTLSSEKRLSRFTYTAAKI; this is encoded by the coding sequence ATGCCTCAAAAAGTAAAGCTATATCCCGGCACATATAAAAATTATTCCGAAGAAATATACAAGCAGATAAGGATTGAAACATTCGGTGAAGATATCGGGCAAAACAGCTGGCTTACTGCCGGTGAGTTCAGGGATATCATTACTACTCTTGGTATTAACAGCTCCTCCAATGTACTGGAAATTGCCTCAGGCTCTGGCGGACCCGCCGTATTTATGGCATCTGAAACCGGCTGTAAGCTTACCGGTGTTGAGTATGATATTAACGGTGTGGAAAATTCCAAAAAGCTTGCCTCAGGCAGCGGCCCGGGAATAAATGCTGAATTTATTCACGCTGATGCTTCTGAAACGCTGCCGTTTGAAAACGGACTGTTTGACAGTATATTTTGTGTTGATGCAATAAATCATTTAAAGAACAGGAATAAAGTTTTAAAGGAATTTTACCGCCTTATAAAACCCGGCGGAAAATTGTTATATATTGATCCTGTAGTTGTTACCGGAATTTTATCGAATGAAGAGATAGCCATAAGAAGCTCAATTGGTTACTTTCTCTTTACACCGCTTAATGAAAATGAAAAGCTGCTTCGCGATGCCGGTTTCAGTGATATTAAATCAAGTGATTCTACCGCTAATATAATTACAATATCACAAAAATGGCTCGAGGCAAGGCAGTCCCGTAAAAACGAGCTGGTAGAAATCGAAGGTGAGCAAACATTTATAGGTTTGCAGGAATTCTTCAAAATGGTTCATACCCTTTCATCTGAAAAAAGGCTTTCAAGGTTTACTTATACAGCAGCCAAAATATGA